In Pseudomonas lalkuanensis, the following are encoded in one genomic region:
- a CDS encoding DUF5131 family protein: MSSYSAIEWTEQTWNPVTGCTKVSPGCKHCYAEVMAARLQAMGAAGYEDGFALRLMPERLEQPLRRKKPTLYFVNSMSDLFHEEVPDSFIDQVMDTITRTPQHSYQILTKRASRLPEYFGSRPVPSNIWLGVSVEDRKYGLPRIDELRKVGATIRFLSVEPLLEDLGEMNLSGMDWVIVGGESGAKARPMKPEWAINVKRQCAEAEVAFFFKQWGGWGADGVKRNKKANGRLLNGRLYDEYPIIPTVSAE, encoded by the coding sequence ATGAGCAGCTACTCAGCCATTGAATGGACAGAGCAAACATGGAACCCGGTGACTGGCTGCACCAAGGTATCCCCCGGCTGCAAGCATTGCTATGCCGAAGTGATGGCGGCGCGCTTACAGGCGATGGGCGCGGCCGGTTATGAGGATGGCTTTGCCCTGCGCCTGATGCCTGAGCGCCTAGAGCAGCCATTGCGCCGGAAGAAGCCGACACTCTACTTCGTCAACTCGATGAGCGACCTCTTCCACGAAGAGGTCCCGGACAGCTTCATCGACCAGGTGATGGATACGATCACCCGAACACCACAGCATTCCTACCAGATACTAACCAAGCGAGCGTCCAGATTACCGGAGTACTTTGGTAGCCGACCGGTACCGAGCAACATCTGGTTAGGGGTATCGGTCGAAGACCGTAAGTACGGTTTGCCGCGTATTGATGAACTTCGCAAGGTTGGGGCGACTATCCGCTTCTTATCCGTTGAGCCACTGCTCGAGGATCTTGGCGAGATGAATCTTTCTGGCATGGACTGGGTTATCGTCGGCGGCGAATCCGGAGCGAAGGCGCGGCCCATGAAGCCGGAATGGGCGATCAACGTCAAACGGCAGTGCGCCGAGGCCGAGGTGGCTTTCTTTTTCAAGCAATGGGGCGGATGGGGCGCGGACGGCGTCAAGCGTAACAAGAAAGCCAACGGCCGTTTGCTCAATGGCCGTCTCTATGACGAGTATCCGATTATCCCTACCGTTTCGGCTGAGTGA
- the tcmP gene encoding three-Cys-motif partner protein TcmP, with protein sequence MVKHSFGGEWTRIKLERLESYLKIYTTALKNQPFTLHYVDAFAGTGQRDDDDLSSDPLLELEALRGSVRRALDCKDVFHEYHFNDLKLEHVQALEELRAEYPDKVIHITQLDANEFVTRFCRRLRGRDRAVIFLDPYSTAVNWSTLEVIASTQKVDLWMLFPISTLLRLLPQDGPREEWRPCIERLLGTSEWKNACYAPSQPLIDDLFGEQEVRSQRSDYEAIIQFVTMRLREIFAHVEEPTRLTRNAGVLFLFYFSVSNPKAKALAAKLARVTQPKR encoded by the coding sequence ATGGTTAAGCATTCGTTTGGTGGTGAGTGGACGCGCATTAAACTTGAGCGGCTGGAAAGCTACCTCAAGATCTACACCACAGCACTGAAGAACCAGCCGTTTACTCTGCACTATGTCGATGCGTTTGCGGGGACAGGTCAACGTGATGACGACGACTTGAGCTCGGATCCTCTTTTGGAGCTGGAGGCGCTCAGGGGCTCAGTACGGCGCGCGCTCGACTGCAAGGATGTGTTCCATGAGTACCACTTCAACGACTTGAAGCTTGAGCATGTGCAAGCGCTAGAAGAGCTTCGCGCCGAGTACCCTGACAAGGTGATTCATATTACCCAGCTCGACGCCAATGAGTTTGTCACCCGCTTCTGCCGAAGACTGAGGGGGCGAGATCGGGCAGTCATCTTTCTTGACCCTTACAGTACTGCGGTCAATTGGAGCACGCTTGAGGTCATTGCAAGTACACAGAAAGTGGACCTATGGATGCTGTTTCCGATCTCAACGTTGCTGCGCCTTCTACCTCAAGATGGCCCTAGAGAGGAGTGGAGGCCGTGCATTGAGCGGTTGTTGGGGACTTCGGAGTGGAAAAATGCATGCTATGCCCCAAGCCAGCCGCTGATAGACGATCTCTTTGGTGAGCAAGAAGTCCGTTCACAACGCTCGGATTACGAGGCGATAATCCAATTTGTGACAATGCGTCTAAGAGAGATCTTCGCGCATGTCGAAGAGCCCACGCGGCTTACTCGGAACGCAGGAGTGCTGTTCCTTTTCTACTTTTCAGTCTCCAACCCAAAAGCGAAAGCGCTGGCAGCCAAGCTGGCTCGGGTCACTCAGCCGAAACGGTAG
- a CDS encoding DUF5131 family protein, with the protein MSTQTRIEWTEMTWNPIVGRTKVSPACKNCHAENMVRRVQAMGSYTPPSDAWLGGAMEDRAYGIPRMDYLRQVPAAIRLLPTALRLEDLYRLDLTDIHRVIVGGKSENSARQMKQKWAEIPLLQLA; encoded by the coding sequence ATGAGCACACAAACGCGCATCGAATGGACAGAAATGACCTGGAACCCCATCGTGGGTCGCACGAAGGTCTCACCCGCTTGCAAAAATTGCCATGCAGAGAACATGGTGCGGCGTGTTCAGGCCATGGGCTCCTACACCCCGCCCTCCGATGCCTGGCTTGGTGGAGCAATGGAGGACAGGGCATACGGAATTCCACGGATGGATTACCTGCGCCAAGTTCCGGCGGCCATTCGCTTGCTCCCAACTGCCCTCCGACTCGAAGACTTATACCGGCTCGATCTCACTGACATCCACAGGGTGATCGTCGGCGGAAAGTCAGAAAACAGTGCCAGACAAATGAAGCAGAAGTGGGCCGAAATCCCGCTGCTGCAGCTCGCCTGA
- a CDS encoding three-Cys-motif partner protein TcmP, which translates to MAKDNEKYIWDWQTRTFPVIDPHSKVKHQIISEYLQSYVQVLMRNALIPELRLSIVDGFCGGGQYHDLDGEAHFGSPLIALEAVRAAETLINVNRTQPRVVRTQNFFVDVKQSNIDCLRAVLTAQGLGQRINRDVFLTCSDFTQALPAITQRIKDFGHGGRALFLLDQYAYGDVPFSSIKSIFSRFKNAEVLLTFNVDALITYLADRKPNRKAIANINLEQHIPWSELAALKATQKHEWQYLIQRCLSKGILIESGAQFMTVFFITPLGANPRTYWFIHLANQYRANDVMKSIHWRHGNQFSHLLSPSLFVGYDANRDVQVTHQQDLLLGEEHHFDGATHERICTELSELLPQLLYKQREQTFEALMHSVANFTMADEEVVKRSLNVAVSNQDLEVRDKDGRSKRRKGESIKLSDVITAPAQSTFFFL; encoded by the coding sequence ATGGCCAAGGACAACGAGAAATACATCTGGGACTGGCAAACACGCACCTTCCCGGTAATTGACCCGCATAGCAAGGTCAAGCACCAGATTATCAGCGAGTACCTGCAGTCTTATGTCCAGGTCCTGATGCGGAATGCTCTTATCCCAGAGCTGCGTTTGTCTATCGTGGACGGCTTCTGCGGTGGTGGTCAGTACCATGACCTCGACGGCGAAGCCCATTTTGGCTCTCCGCTGATTGCTCTAGAGGCTGTACGAGCCGCAGAAACACTGATCAATGTGAACCGAACGCAACCACGGGTAGTTCGAACTCAGAATTTTTTTGTCGATGTAAAGCAGAGCAACATCGATTGCCTACGCGCCGTATTGACCGCGCAGGGCCTTGGGCAACGTATCAATCGTGATGTATTTCTAACCTGCTCAGACTTTACCCAAGCACTGCCGGCAATAACACAGCGCATTAAGGACTTTGGCCACGGTGGGCGGGCACTGTTTCTTCTGGATCAGTACGCCTATGGCGACGTGCCTTTTTCGTCCATCAAATCGATCTTTAGCCGTTTCAAGAATGCAGAGGTGCTACTGACTTTTAACGTCGATGCGCTGATCACCTACCTTGCCGACCGCAAACCAAACCGGAAAGCAATTGCCAACATTAACCTGGAACAACACATTCCTTGGAGTGAGCTGGCCGCCCTCAAGGCCACCCAGAAGCACGAGTGGCAGTACCTGATTCAACGCTGCCTCTCCAAAGGAATCCTGATCGAAAGCGGCGCGCAGTTCATGACCGTTTTTTTCATCACACCGTTGGGTGCCAACCCACGCACGTACTGGTTCATCCACTTGGCGAACCAGTACCGGGCCAACGACGTGATGAAGTCAATCCATTGGCGCCATGGTAACCAGTTTTCGCACTTGCTCTCACCGTCGCTGTTTGTCGGCTATGACGCCAACCGAGATGTACAGGTAACGCATCAGCAAGACTTGCTGCTCGGAGAAGAGCACCACTTTGATGGCGCCACCCACGAGCGCATTTGTACCGAGCTTTCCGAGCTGCTGCCGCAGCTCTTATACAAGCAACGTGAGCAGACGTTTGAGGCACTGATGCACAGCGTGGCGAACTTCACCATGGCCGACGAAGAAGTGGTGAAGCGCTCATTGAATGTCGCCGTGTCCAACCAAGACCTTGAAGTGCGCGACAAGGATGGCAGGTCTAAGCGGCGAAAAGGTGAAAGCATCAAACTCAGCGACGTGATCACCGCACCGGCGCAAAGCACCTTCTTTTTCCTCTAA
- a CDS encoding helix-turn-helix transcriptional regulator has product MPKPTMQTTYDELVKLCYECVLDESKWHELLTNLMQASGRQQGGILYKFEHSSVGQISDVSCFDPAIVGPYNEYYCELDPGRLYVPQQEVGRWYNDFLDFGIKAIGRSPYYQEFHRLTGLGNISCVKLYEGESSQAFLSLLTNWDSKLPNDRQQALLYRISPHLTTAGRMSERIQRLELQLAKRDLLLDQHTAPLWLVDGESRVVYCNQAATQRMNQVGFALHETFGRLNCTHQEIDLHARVRQASGTCGPQRAGWLRLTGPQAGDLLITPVPAEAPFNRYFQKPLVLLALLDNQPQSNLLADIFHLSPAEQRLAELLALGNTPEACAGRLNVSINTVRTHLRTLFRKTDTSRQADLVKLFARLRRG; this is encoded by the coding sequence ATGCCCAAACCGACCATGCAGACAACTTATGATGAGCTGGTGAAGCTCTGCTATGAGTGCGTGCTGGACGAGAGCAAATGGCATGAGCTGTTAACCAATCTCATGCAGGCATCCGGTCGGCAGCAGGGCGGAATCCTGTATAAATTCGAGCATTCTTCCGTCGGGCAGATCTCAGACGTCAGCTGCTTTGATCCGGCCATCGTCGGTCCATACAACGAGTACTATTGCGAACTTGATCCGGGTCGCCTTTACGTGCCCCAGCAGGAAGTTGGCCGCTGGTACAACGACTTCCTCGACTTTGGCATCAAAGCCATTGGGCGAAGCCCCTATTATCAGGAGTTCCATCGCCTCACCGGGCTAGGGAACATCTCGTGCGTAAAGCTATACGAGGGCGAATCCTCACAGGCGTTTCTTTCGCTGCTCACCAACTGGGACTCCAAGCTCCCCAATGATCGACAGCAAGCGTTGCTCTACCGGATCTCTCCCCACCTGACCACAGCCGGCCGCATGTCCGAGCGTATCCAACGCCTGGAGTTGCAGTTGGCCAAGCGTGACCTGCTGCTGGATCAGCACACGGCGCCTCTCTGGCTGGTGGATGGCGAGAGCCGGGTGGTTTATTGCAACCAGGCCGCCACGCAGCGCATGAACCAGGTCGGCTTCGCCCTCCATGAAACGTTCGGGCGGCTGAACTGCACGCATCAGGAAATTGACCTGCACGCCCGGGTTCGCCAGGCCAGTGGTACGTGCGGTCCGCAGCGTGCCGGGTGGCTCAGGCTGACCGGGCCGCAAGCCGGGGATCTGCTGATCACCCCGGTTCCGGCGGAGGCGCCTTTCAACCGCTACTTCCAGAAGCCTCTGGTCCTGCTGGCGTTGCTGGACAATCAGCCGCAATCCAACCTGTTGGCCGACATCTTCCACCTAAGCCCTGCCGAACAACGCCTGGCCGAACTCCTGGCCCTGGGCAACACCCCGGAAGCCTGTGCGGGGCGCTTGAACGTCTCCATCAATACCGTGCGCACTCACCTGCGGACACTGTTCCGCAAGACGGACACCAGCCGGCAGGCAGACCTGGTGAAGCTGTTCGCCCGGCTCAGGCGCGGGTGA
- a CDS encoding calcium-binding protein yields the protein MATFIGDGGANILTGTNKNDTLNGLGGDDQLIGSAGNDTLDGGTGNDLLIGGAGSDTYLFGSGYGNDVIDNSGGAAGDLDSIRLLNLNAADIRLQRIGQNLVLTILATGETLTVSQHFLNADFAIDRIQFADGSRWTSSTILANLYSPPVTPTEGADTINGGPTDDVLQGLGGNDILFGNGGNDSLDGGSGADRMEGGLGNDSYVVDDAGDVVIEASGAGNDTVQASISYSLGAEIERLTLLGSADLNGTGNTLANTLIGNSGNNLLDGGSGNDLLQGGDGNDSLMGSSGTDTLQGGAGNDLLDGGANSDSMAGGSGDDIYVVAQAGDTVKEAVGEGNDTVRAAVSYSLGANLENLELTGTGNFNGTGSAEVNRLTGNAGINVLNGAGGNDWMAGRRGSDTYLFSAGSGNDVIDNSGGAINDVDTLQLTGLNPDNLRFLRSGSDLLMQVLTSSETLTIQNFYLGTDFEIDRVRFANGTVWNTAQLKAAVSSNVNIAPTSTDDSLTTLEDTPVLLHVSDFGSYNDSEGTPLAAVRVTALPGTGSLQVFNGTTWLAVTVDQVVSRADLDADRLRYVPAADGNGSPYASIGFKVGDGTDFASSANTLSISVTAVNDAPTLTNALANQSAHEDSPFSFSVPAGTFSDVDGDSLSYSASLANGSPLPTWLSFDTTTRTFSGTPGNADVGSLDLSVTATDASGLSASADFSLNVGNSNDAPTVSGPVSLAAGTEDLAYSFSADQLLANAIDIDLGDVLSLQSVSVDPADGVLADQGGGNWTFTPAPNRNGVVNFAVMISDGITSVSTSASLDLVAVNDAPLGGVNITGAATETQTLTANNTLSDAEGVGAISYQWQLSDNGSSDWVAIAGTTGSTLVLSSSLLGKYVRVVASFTDGSGALESVASVATAPVAQLINQFDGDANNNVLDGTAFQDVIRGFGGADILNGYASSDTLDGSDGNDTLDGGDGDDTLNGGNDVDTLYGRAGIDTLDVGNGSWSVYESASGGDGNDVLIATGFGYLSLGGDDGDDLLTASGNRFGYLDGGNGNDTIDTRSMNSDYWVTLYLSGGSGSDTYRVGDGTGSLRISDAKDNSTAADTNVVEFASGIDPASLQVSRSGNDLIVTFTNGRMLTVSGQFSTGTNGFEAGVQEFRFADGTTWDRTAIYDHLPILNGTAGDDTLNGDARNEEINGLGGNDILNGNDGNDTLDGGDGDDTLNGGNDVDTLYGRAGIDTLDVGNGSWSVYESASGGDGNDVLIATGFGYLSLGGDDGDDLLTASGNRFGYLDGGNGNDTIDTRSMNSDYWVTLYLSGGSGSDTYRVGDGTGSLRISDAKDNSTAADTNVVEFASGIDPASLQVSRSGNDLIVTFANGRMLTVSGQFSTGTNGFEAGVQEFRFADGTTWDRTAIYDHLPILNGTAGDDTLSGDARNEEINGLGGNDILNGNDGNDTLDGGDGDDTLNGGNDVDTLYGRAGIDTLDVGNGSWSVYESASGGDGNDVLIATGFGYLSLGGDDGDDLLTASGNRFGYLDGGNGNDTIDTRSMNSDYWVTLYLSGGSGSDTYRVGDGTGSLRISDAKDNSTAADTNVVEFASGIDPTSLQVSRSGNDLIVTFANGRMLTVSGQFSTGTNGFEAGVQEFRFADGTVWTRNNLPGFNATAGDDVIIGLNGNDSLNALAGNDDLDGRGGNDTLTGGLGNDIFRFSTAPGASNIDFITDFTSGEDHLALNSTIFNLQGQAPGDPGVMANVTGTQTEQAGAMLLFNQSNQTLYYDADATANGNAQAVVTLAGVASLAASDVQMFA from the coding sequence ATGGCGACTTTTATCGGAGACGGCGGTGCCAACATCCTGACCGGCACCAACAAGAACGACACCCTCAACGGCCTGGGTGGAGATGACCAACTAATCGGTAGCGCCGGCAACGATACCCTTGACGGTGGCACCGGCAACGACCTGCTCATAGGCGGGGCCGGCAGCGACACCTACCTTTTCGGCAGTGGCTACGGCAACGACGTGATCGATAACAGCGGAGGTGCTGCCGGCGACCTCGACAGCATCCGCCTACTCAATCTCAACGCAGCTGACATTCGCCTGCAGCGCATCGGCCAGAACCTGGTCCTGACCATCCTGGCTACCGGCGAAACCCTCACCGTCAGCCAACACTTCCTCAACGCCGACTTCGCCATAGACCGTATCCAGTTTGCCGATGGTAGTCGCTGGACCAGCAGCACAATCCTGGCGAACCTGTATTCACCGCCTGTCACCCCAACCGAAGGCGCCGATACCATCAATGGCGGCCCCACCGATGACGTGCTCCAGGGGCTAGGTGGCAACGACATCCTGTTTGGTAATGGCGGCAACGACAGCCTTGACGGTGGCAGTGGCGCGGACCGCATGGAAGGTGGCCTAGGCAACGATAGCTACGTGGTCGATGACGCAGGCGACGTGGTGATCGAGGCCAGCGGCGCCGGCAACGACACGGTGCAGGCCAGCATCAGCTACAGCCTCGGTGCCGAAATCGAGCGCCTGACACTGCTCGGCAGCGCGGATCTGAACGGTACCGGCAATACGCTGGCCAATACCCTGATCGGCAACAGCGGAAACAACCTGCTTGATGGCGGCTCGGGTAATGACCTGCTTCAAGGGGGCGACGGTAACGACAGCCTGATGGGCAGTTCAGGAACCGACACCTTGCAAGGCGGCGCAGGCAATGACCTGCTCGATGGTGGCGCTAACAGCGACAGCATGGCCGGTGGCAGCGGCGACGACATCTACGTCGTCGCCCAGGCAGGTGACACTGTCAAAGAGGCCGTCGGCGAGGGCAACGACACAGTTCGCGCGGCGGTCAGTTACAGCCTTGGCGCCAACCTGGAAAATCTAGAGCTGACCGGCACCGGCAACTTCAACGGCACCGGCAGCGCCGAGGTCAATCGCCTGACCGGTAACGCTGGCATTAACGTGCTGAATGGCGCAGGCGGCAACGACTGGATGGCGGGCCGGCGCGGAAGCGACACCTACCTGTTTAGCGCGGGCTCCGGCAATGATGTGATCGACAATAGCGGCGGTGCCATTAACGATGTCGACACCCTGCAGCTGACCGGACTCAACCCGGATAACCTGCGATTCCTGCGCAGCGGCAGCGACCTGCTCATGCAGGTGCTCACCAGCAGCGAAACCCTCACCATCCAGAACTTCTACCTGGGAACCGACTTCGAGATCGACCGGGTGCGCTTTGCCAACGGCACCGTCTGGAACACCGCTCAGCTCAAGGCTGCAGTCAGTAGCAACGTCAACATCGCGCCCACCTCCACCGACGACAGCCTGACAACCCTCGAAGACACCCCAGTACTACTGCACGTCAGCGACTTCGGAAGCTACAACGATTCGGAAGGCACGCCGCTGGCCGCCGTCCGGGTCACTGCTCTTCCTGGAACGGGCAGCTTGCAAGTGTTCAATGGCACCACTTGGCTTGCTGTTACCGTCGACCAAGTGGTTAGCCGGGCCGATCTCGACGCGGATCGGTTGCGATACGTGCCGGCGGCGGATGGCAACGGCAGCCCCTACGCCAGCATCGGCTTCAAGGTGGGAGACGGAACCGACTTCGCCTCCAGCGCCAACACGCTCAGCATCTCAGTGACTGCCGTCAACGATGCACCGACTCTGACCAACGCGCTGGCCAACCAGAGCGCCCACGAAGACAGTCCGTTCAGCTTCAGCGTGCCGGCTGGCACCTTCAGCGATGTCGACGGTGACAGCCTCAGCTACAGCGCCAGCCTGGCCAATGGCAGCCCGCTGCCGACCTGGCTGAGTTTCGATACCACAACCCGGACCTTCAGCGGCACTCCGGGCAATGCCGATGTGGGGAGTCTCGACCTGAGCGTCACCGCCACCGACGCCAGCGGCCTCAGTGCCAGCGCTGACTTCAGTCTCAATGTGGGCAATAGCAACGATGCTCCCACCGTCAGCGGGCCCGTCTCGTTGGCGGCCGGCACCGAAGATCTGGCCTACAGCTTCAGCGCAGATCAACTGCTGGCCAATGCCATCGATATCGATCTGGGCGATGTACTCAGCTTGCAGAGTGTCAGCGTCGATCCTGCAGATGGCGTGCTGGCCGATCAGGGTGGTGGTAACTGGACCTTCACCCCGGCCCCCAATCGCAATGGCGTGGTGAACTTTGCCGTGATGATCAGCGATGGCATCACCAGCGTCAGCACCTCGGCCAGCCTGGACCTGGTGGCGGTCAATGATGCGCCGCTCGGAGGCGTGAACATCACCGGCGCCGCTACCGAAACCCAAACGCTGACGGCCAACAACACGCTATCCGACGCTGAAGGAGTGGGCGCCATCAGCTACCAGTGGCAGCTCTCGGACAACGGCAGCAGCGATTGGGTGGCCATAGCCGGCACCACCGGTAGCACACTAGTGCTGAGCAGCTCGCTGCTTGGCAAGTATGTGCGAGTAGTCGCCAGCTTCACGGATGGTAGCGGCGCACTCGAATCAGTGGCCAGTGTCGCCACCGCGCCCGTTGCTCAACTGATTAATCAGTTCGATGGTGACGCCAACAACAATGTGCTGGATGGCACCGCTTTCCAGGATGTGATTCGCGGCTTCGGCGGCGCCGACATCCTGAATGGCTATGCCAGCAGCGATACCCTTGATGGGAGTGACGGCAACGACACGCTGGATGGCGGCGACGGAGACGACACACTCAACGGCGGCAACGACGTTGATACCCTGTATGGCCGCGCTGGCATCGACACGCTCGATGTCGGCAACGGCTCATGGTCTGTTTATGAAAGTGCTTCTGGCGGTGATGGCAACGATGTGCTGATTGCCACTGGTTTCGGCTATTTGTCGCTTGGCGGTGATGACGGCGACGACCTGCTGACAGCCAGCGGTAATCGTTTTGGGTATCTGGACGGTGGAAATGGGAACGACACCATCGATACTCGCTCGATGAATAGCGACTATTGGGTCACCTTATACCTGTCTGGCGGCTCAGGTAGTGACACCTACCGCGTCGGAGATGGGACTGGCTCCCTTCGCATCAGTGATGCCAAAGACAACTCGACAGCCGCCGACACGAATGTGGTCGAGTTCGCCTCCGGCATCGATCCGGCTAGCCTGCAGGTTTCGCGCAGTGGTAATGACCTTATCGTCACCTTCACCAACGGCAGGATGCTGACCGTTTCCGGTCAGTTCAGCACTGGCACTAACGGCTTCGAGGCTGGCGTGCAAGAGTTCCGCTTCGCCGATGGTACGACGTGGGACAGAACGGCCATCTACGATCACTTGCCAATCCTCAACGGTACCGCAGGGGACGACACACTCAACGGCGATGCCCGTAACGAGGAAATCAACGGCCTCGGTGGTAACGACATCCTCAACGGCAACGATGGCAACGACACGCTGGATGGCGGCGACGGAGACGACACACTCAACGGCGGCAACGACGTTGATACCCTGTATGGCCGCGCTGGCATCGACACGCTCGATGTCGGCAACGGCTCATGGTCTGTTTATGAAAGTGCTTCTGGCGGTGATGGCAACGATGTGCTGATTGCCACTGGTTTCGGCTATTTGTCGCTTGGCGGTGATGACGGCGACGACCTGCTGACAGCCAGCGGTAATCGTTTTGGGTATCTGGACGGTGGAAATGGGAACGACACCATCGATACTCGCTCGATGAATAGCGACTATTGGGTCACCTTATACCTGTCTGGCGGCTCAGGTAGTGACACCTACCGCGTCGGCGATGGGACTGGCTCCCTTCGCATCAGTGATGCCAAAGACAACTCGACAGCCGCCGACACGAATGTGGTCGAGTTCGCCTCCGGCATCGATCCGGCTAGCCTGCAGGTTTCGCGCAGTGGTAATGACCTTATCGTCACCTTCGCCAACGGCAGGATGCTGACCGTTTCCGGTCAGTTCAGCACTGGCACTAACGGCTTTGAGGCTGGCGTACAAGAGTTCCGCTTCGCCGATGGTACGACGTGGGACAGAACGGCCATCTACGATCACTTGCCAATCCTCAACGGTACCGCAGGGGACGACACACTCAGCGGCGATGCCCGTAACGAGGAAATCAACGGCCTCGGTGGTAACGACATCCTCAACGGCAACGATGGCAACGACACGCTGGATGGCGGCGACGGAGACGACACACTCAACGGCGGCAACGACGTTGATACCCTGTATGGCCGCGCTGGCATCGACACGCTCGATGTCGGCAACGGCTCATGGTCTGTTTATGAAAGTGCTTCTGGCGGTGATGGCAACGATGTGCTGATTGCCACTGGTTTCGGCTATTTGTCGCTTGGCGGTGATGACGGCGACGACCTGCTGACAGCCAGCGGTAATCGTTTTGGGTATCTGGACGGTGGAAATGGGAACGACACCATCGATACTCGCTCGATGAATAGCGACTATTGGGTCACCTTATACCTGTCTGGCGGCTCAGGTAGTGACACCTACCGCGTCGGCGATGGGACTGGCTCCCTTCGCATCAGTGATGCCAAAGACAACTCGACAGCCGCCGACACGAATGTGGTCGAGTTCGCCTCCGGCATCGATCCGACTAGCCTGCAGGTTTCGCGCAGTGGTAATGACCTTATCGTCACCTTCGCCAACGGCAGGATGCTGACCGTTTCCGGTCAGTTCAGCACTGGCACTAACGGCTTTGAGGCTGGCGTACAAGAGTTCCGCTTCGCCGACGGAACAGTGTGGACGCGCAACAACCTGCCCGGCTTCAACGCGACTGCCGGCGACGACGTGATAATCGGCCTCAACGGCAACGACTCACTTAACGCTCTGGCTGGAAATGACGACCTTGATGGACGCGGCGGAAACGACACGCTGACTGGTGGCCTGGGCAACGATATTTTCCGTTTCTCGACTGCGCCCGGCGCCAGCAATATCGACTTCATAACCGACTTCACCTCGGGTGAAGATCATCTGGCCTTGAATAGCACCATCTTCAACCTGCAGGGCCAAGCTCCAGGGGATCCCGGCGTAATGGCCAATGTGACTGGCACTCAAACCGAACAGGCCGGTGCCATGCTGCTGTTCAACCAAAGCAACCAGACCCTCTACTACGACGCTGATGCCACCGCCAATGGCAATGCACAGGCAGTGGTAACCCTTGCCGGAGTAGCGAGCCTCGCTGCGAGCGACGTGCAAATGTTCGCCTAG